One part of the Thermodesulfobacteriota bacterium genome encodes these proteins:
- a CDS encoding exosortase H-associated membrane protein, with protein sequence MDNQQKRSLRLNRSVIIKTAIIFIASYAVFLGIWLALPIENYYGLLITKVASNVIALIKGLDITEIVMNKDIVTVGFIPNQVGLTQIIKTTIDVPTGNYAFNVPLTLAIMAAFYPFIKSKWLYLEALVILVVVHFLFVFSLEGQKITAVFDAQGFRQASSFSIIFWEFLWGFVDNMVVRFEPFLIGAYLFLLRNRVRTKKVKPEKVVEKKAPRQPQRKKKPKRKR encoded by the coding sequence ATGGACAACCAACAAAAGCGCAGCCTGCGACTTAATAGATCGGTAATAATAAAAACGGCTATAATCTTTATAGCTTCTTATGCCGTTTTTCTTGGAATATGGCTTGCGCTACCCATAGAAAACTACTACGGCCTGCTCATAACAAAAGTTGCCTCAAATGTTATCGCTCTTATAAAAGGTCTCGATATTACTGAGATTGTTATGAACAAAGACATTGTTACAGTCGGCTTTATTCCAAATCAAGTAGGTCTTACTCAGATAATAAAAACCACAATTGATGTTCCAACTGGGAATTATGCATTTAACGTTCCACTTACGCTTGCTATTATGGCCGCGTTTTATCCATTTATTAAAAGCAAGTGGCTTTATCTCGAAGCACTTGTAATTTTGGTTGTTGTCCATTTCCTATTTGTTTTCTCACTTGAAGGCCAGAAGATAACAGCTGTTTTTGATGCTCAGGGCTTTAGACAAGCGAGCAGTTTTTCAATAATTTTCTGGGAGTTCTTGTGGGGGTTTGTAGATAATATGGTAGTTAGGTTTGAGCCGTTTTTAATTGGAGCCTACTTGTTCCTGCTTAGAAACAGAGTTAGAACTAAAAAGGTTAAGCCAGAGAAAGTTGTAGAGAAAAAAGCGCCGAGACAGCCTCAGCGAAAGAAAAAACCTAAGAGGAAAAGATAG